One genomic segment of Vibrio agarivorans includes these proteins:
- a CDS encoding DUF3069 domain-containing protein, translating to MSDTQTNEQEVPKVDLSTVSAELRQVIEFDEVPEGMHNMVVSIHEVSEEAVRESWNELPASAQNIVDNFEQFHALVSVSQAFAGVNLMEEFPTLDLPKDMTEEQQEAYRAELLNDVLMKCVKDMCKQMKKARRDPLLKKDFKEVFAR from the coding sequence ATGTCTGATACTCAAACTAACGAGCAAGAAGTACCTAAAGTTGATCTTTCCACTGTTTCAGCGGAACTTCGTCAAGTTATCGAATTCGATGAAGTGCCAGAAGGCATGCACAACATGGTGGTGTCTATTCACGAAGTGTCTGAAGAAGCAGTACGTGAATCATGGAATGAGTTACCAGCAAGTGCGCAAAATATTGTCGATAATTTCGAGCAGTTTCACGCATTGGTATCGGTAAGCCAAGCATTCGCGGGTGTTAACCTGATGGAAGAGTTCCCAACACTCGACCTTCCTAAAGATATGACTGAAGAGCAGCAAGAAGCTTACCGTGCTGAACTGCTAAACGATGTACTAATGAAGTGTGTTAAAGATATGTGCAAGCAGATGAAGAAAGCGCGCCGTGACCCACTTCTAAAGAAAGACTTTAAAGAAGTTTTTGCACGCTAA
- a CDS encoding GGDEF domain-containing response regulator: MMENNASMRILLVDDVQLDRMQLAIRLKQQGHNVEAVSSGREALQVFCDFDPELILLDITMPEMDGFEVARRIREQDNDWRPIIFLSSHEEPHFIAKAIDAGGDDYLIKPVDRVVLNAKLTAMQRIAMMRRELQSTSSELERVNYRLLKQVNEDGLTKLFNRRFMDEQLQKVVNFHGRHDIPFALILFDVDHFKPFNDNYGHIEGDKCLIRISDAINNLFTRTEEYVGRYGGEEFVVLLANTDVPKLARACERIHQAISGLDIANNGSLVSDRVTVSQGAFSFAPSGDETIDSLYERADKLLYQAKKTGRARYVIETLENQLVEVK; encoded by the coding sequence ATGATGGAAAACAACGCTTCAATGCGGATCTTATTAGTTGATGACGTTCAGCTTGACCGAATGCAACTCGCCATTCGCCTTAAGCAACAAGGTCACAACGTTGAAGCGGTATCTAGTGGACGAGAAGCGCTGCAGGTCTTTTGTGATTTCGACCCTGAATTGATACTTCTAGATATCACCATGCCCGAGATGGATGGGTTTGAAGTGGCTAGACGTATTCGAGAGCAGGACAATGATTGGCGACCTATCATTTTCTTGAGCAGCCACGAAGAGCCTCACTTTATTGCAAAAGCCATCGATGCAGGAGGGGATGACTACCTGATCAAACCTGTAGATCGGGTCGTTCTTAATGCCAAACTCACCGCGATGCAAAGAATAGCCATGATGCGTCGTGAGCTTCAATCAACTTCCTCTGAGCTTGAAAGAGTGAATTACCGGCTGTTAAAACAGGTCAATGAAGATGGATTAACCAAGCTATTTAACCGTCGATTTATGGACGAACAGCTGCAAAAAGTGGTCAATTTTCATGGCCGTCATGATATTCCATTTGCGTTGATATTGTTTGATGTTGACCATTTTAAACCTTTCAACGATAACTATGGCCACATTGAGGGCGATAAGTGTCTTATTCGTATCTCTGATGCGATTAACAACCTATTCACTCGTACCGAGGAATACGTGGGCCGATATGGTGGCGAAGAATTTGTGGTGCTATTAGCGAATACTGATGTACCGAAGCTTGCCAGGGCGTGTGAGAGAATACACCAGGCCATTTCTGGTTTAGATATCGCAAATAATGGCAGTTTAGTCAGTGATAGAGTGACAGTGTCACAGGGTGCGTTCTCATTCGCTCCAAGTGGTGATGAGACGATTGACTCACTCTACGAACGTGCCGATAAGTTACTGTATCAAGCTAAAAAAACGGGCCGTGCTCGCTACGTTATTGAGACTTTAGAAAATCAACTCGTAGAAGTGAAATAG